From a region of the Equus przewalskii isolate Varuska chromosome 2, EquPr2, whole genome shotgun sequence genome:
- the TRAM1L1 gene encoding translocating chain-associated membrane protein 1-like 1 isoform X2 encodes MAFRKKSPRNPPVLSHEFILQNHADLVACVGMFFVLGLMFEGAAEASIVFITLQHSVTFPAAEEPATDLKVLYHYGIKDLATVFFYMLVAIIIHATLQEYVLDKINRRMQFPKAKQSRFNESGQLSAFYLVSCIWGTFILISENCLSDPTLLWEAHYHNVMTFQMKFFYISQLAYWFHAFPELYFQRTKKQDIPRQLVYIGLHLFHIAGAYLLYLNHLGLVLLMMHYFVELLSHICDLFYFSDEKYQKDISLWAIVFILGRLVTLIVSVLAVGFHLAGGQNRNPDAVTGNVNVLAAKIAVLSSSCTIQAYITWNLFNVQLQRWMEEDATLQAPSVKKKRTKGRSSRKGTENGVATSSRVDSPHKRKEKSS; translated from the coding sequence ATGGCGTTCCGTAAGAAGAGCCCCAGGAACCCCCCAGTCCTGAGCCACGAATTCATCCTGCAGAATCATGCAGACCTCGTCGCCTGCGTGGGGATGTTCTTCGTGCTGGGGCTCATGTTCGAGGGAGCAGCAGAAGCATCTATCGTGTTTATTACTCTGCAGCACAGCGTTACCTTCCCCGCGGCAGAAGAACCAGCCACGGACTTAAAGGTCCTTTATCATTATGGCATCAAAGATCTGGCCACGGTTTTCTTCTACATGCTCGTGGCAATCATCATTCACGCCACCCTTCAGGAGTATGTGTTGGACAAAATTAACAGGCGAATGCAGTTCCCCAAAGCGAAACAAAGCAGATTTAACGAATCTGGTCAGTTGAGTGCATTCTACCTTGTCTCTTGTATTTGGGGCACGTTCATTCTGATCTCTGAAAACTGCCTGTCGGACCCCACTCTCTTATGGGAGGCGCATTACCATAACGTGATGACGTTTCAGATGAAGTTTTTCTATATCTCACAGTTGGCTTACTGGTTTCATGCCTTTCCTGAACTCTACTTCCAGAGAACGAAAAAACAAGACATCCCCCGTCAGCTTGTCTACATTGGGCTTCACCTCTTTCACATCGCCGGAGCCTATCTCCTGTACTTGAATCATCTGGGACTTGTTCTCCTGATGATGCATTACTTTGTTGAATTACTTTCCCACATTTGCGACCTGTTTTATTTTAGTGATGAAAAGTACCAGAAAGACATTTCTCTGTGGGcaattgtgtttattttgggTCGACTTGTGACTTTAATTGTCTCCGTGCTCGCTGTGGGCTTTCACCTGGCTGGAGGGCAGAATCGGAATCCCGATGCCGTCACCGGAAACGTGAATGTGTTGGCAGCCAAAATTGCCGTTCTGTCGTCCAGTTGCACTATCCAAGCCTATATAACATGGAATTTATTTAATGTCCAGCTTCAGAGGTGGATGGAAGAAGATGCTACTCTTCAGGCCCCAAGTGTGAAGAAGAAACGGACTAAAGGCAGGTCTtccagaaaaggaacagaaaatgggGTGGCAACGTCAAGTAGAGTAGACTCTCCGcataagaggaaagagaaatcttCATAA
- the TRAM1L1 gene encoding translocating chain-associated membrane protein 1-like 1 isoform X1: MAFRKKSPRNPPVLSHEFILQNHADLVACVGMFFVLGLMFEGAAEASIVFITLQHSVTFPAAEEPATDLKVLYHYGIKDLATVFFYMLVAIIIHATLQEYVLDKINRRMQFPKAKQSRFNESGQLSAFYLVSCIWGTFILISENCLSDPTLLWEAHYHNVMTFQMKFFYISQLAYWFHAFPELYFQRTKKQDIPRQLVYIGLHLFHIAGAYLLYLNHLGLVLLMMHYFVELLSHICDLFYFSDEKYQKDISLWAIVFILGRLVTLIVSVLAVGFHLAGGQNRNPDAVTGNVNVLAAKIAVLSSSCTIQAYITWNLFNVQLQRWMEEDATLQAPSVKKKRTKGNSSFPIRGSLRIKLSVLVLQTKDRRAMPGKAFFSILSALRDILTCSWSSEEWSKLKT; the protein is encoded by the exons ATGGCGTTCCGTAAGAAGAGCCCCAGGAACCCCCCAGTCCTGAGCCACGAATTCATCCTGCAGAATCATGCAGACCTCGTCGCCTGCGTGGGGATGTTCTTCGTGCTGGGGCTCATGTTCGAGGGAGCAGCAGAAGCATCTATCGTGTTTATTACTCTGCAGCACAGCGTTACCTTCCCCGCGGCAGAAGAACCAGCCACGGACTTAAAGGTCCTTTATCATTATGGCATCAAAGATCTGGCCACGGTTTTCTTCTACATGCTCGTGGCAATCATCATTCACGCCACCCTTCAGGAGTATGTGTTGGACAAAATTAACAGGCGAATGCAGTTCCCCAAAGCGAAACAAAGCAGATTTAACGAATCTGGTCAGTTGAGTGCATTCTACCTTGTCTCTTGTATTTGGGGCACGTTCATTCTGATCTCTGAAAACTGCCTGTCGGACCCCACTCTCTTATGGGAGGCGCATTACCATAACGTGATGACGTTTCAGATGAAGTTTTTCTATATCTCACAGTTGGCTTACTGGTTTCATGCCTTTCCTGAACTCTACTTCCAGAGAACGAAAAAACAAGACATCCCCCGTCAGCTTGTCTACATTGGGCTTCACCTCTTTCACATCGCCGGAGCCTATCTCCTGTACTTGAATCATCTGGGACTTGTTCTCCTGATGATGCATTACTTTGTTGAATTACTTTCCCACATTTGCGACCTGTTTTATTTTAGTGATGAAAAGTACCAGAAAGACATTTCTCTGTGGGcaattgtgtttattttgggTCGACTTGTGACTTTAATTGTCTCCGTGCTCGCTGTGGGCTTTCACCTGGCTGGAGGGCAGAATCGGAATCCCGATGCCGTCACCGGAAACGTGAATGTGTTGGCAGCCAAAATTGCCGTTCTGTCGTCCAGTTGCACTATCCAAGCCTATATAACATGGAATTTATTTAATGTCCAGCTTCAGAGGTGGATGGAAGAAGATGCTACTCTTCAGGCCCCAAGTGTGAAGAAGAAACGGACTAAAG gtAATTCATCTTTTCCAATCAGGGGGTCTCTCAGAATTAAACTTAGTGTGCTTGTGTTGCAAACCAAAGACAGAAGAGCCATGCCTGGCAaagctttcttttctattctgtCTGCTTTGAGAG ACATCCTAACCTGCTCTTGGAGCTCAGAGGAGTGGTCAAAGCTGAAGACATAA